The Pseudoxanthomonas sp. SL93 genome segment CGATCACGCTGGATTTCCTGTTCGCCGAATTCCCCACCTCGTCCGGTGCCGCGATCATCGTGTCGCTGCTGGCGGGCGTGCTGATCGGCGGCCTGATCGTGGTGGCCACGCTGGTCCTGCCGATGTACGCCAAGCTGCGGAAGGCCAACAAGGCGCAAGCCGCCGTTCCCCCTGTTTCCTCCCCGCCCGCGTCGCCGGGCAACGGGATCTGACGCATGGATTTCCTGACCGAGTGGTTCTGGTTCTTCCTGTTCCTGCCCCTGGCCGCACTCAGCGGCTGGGTGATCGGCCGTCGCGGCGGGCAGCGCCATGGCGACACTCAGGTGAGCCGCCTGTCCAGCACGTACTTCCGTGGCCTCAACTACCTGTTGAACGAGCAGCCGGACAAGGCCATCGAGCTTTTCCTGCATATCGCAGAACTGGACAAGGAAACGTTCGAAACCCAGGTCGCCCTTGGCCACCTGTTCCGCCGGCGCGGTGAAGTGGATCGCGCCATCCGCCTGCATCAGGGGCTCGTGCAGCGCACGGACCTGAGCGATGCACAGAAAGTCCAGGCCTTGCTTGCACTGGGCGAGGATTACATGCGCTCCGGCCTGCTTGACCGCGCCGAGACTGTCTTCAGTGATCTGGCCCGGATCGATCAGCGCGCACCGCAGGCGCTGAAACACCTGATCGGCATCTACCAGTCCGAGCGCGACTGGGAAAAAGCCATCGAAAACGCGATGCGCTACGAGGAAGTCACCGGCGAAGCCATGGGCAAGCTGGTGGCCCAGTTCGAATGCGAGCTGGCCGAGCGCCACCGCACCGCCAACAATACCGAAGCCGCGCTCGCGGCCGTGGCCCGCGCCTACCAGGCCGATGCCGGCAGCGTGCGCGCCGGCATCATCGAAGGACGCATCGAAACGGATGCGGGCCGCCACGAATCGGCCATCCGGGCTTTCGAGCGCGCCGCCCGGCATGACCCGGACTACCTGCCGGAAGTGCTTCCCAGCCTGCTGGCCAACTACGAGCAGGGCGGTGATCTGTCGGGCGCCCGGGCGTTCCTGTCCGAGATGTGCGAGCACTACCGCGGCATCGCGCCGGTGCTGGCGCTGACGAAGCTGGTCGAAAGCCAGGACGGCGTCGCGGCGGCGCGAGCCTATCTGGCCCGCCAGTTGAAGGATCGTCCGTCCGTGCGCGGTGAAGCGGCCCTGATCGACCTGACGCTGGCGGAGGGCGCCGATCCCTCGGCCACGTTGCACGACCTGAAGCACATCACCGACCAGTTGCTGGTCCGCAATCCCAGCTACCGCTGCACCCGTTGCGGATTCGGGGCGCGCACCCACCACTGGCAGTGTCCCAGCTGCAAGGAGTGGGGCACCGTCAAGCCGCTGCTCAATTACGCGGTGGTGTAGTGCCTTCCTGGACGTCCTGGCTGCTGCTCCATTTCATCGCAGCCGTCGCCGGCACCTGGCTGGCTCGCCACTACGCGCTTCGGGGCAATCTGCTCGATCAGCCGGGTGAGCGACGCAGCCATACCGTAGCGACCCCTCGCGGGGGCGGGATCGCCATCGTGCTGGCCGTAGTCGCGGGCGGGTTGTGGCTGGTGTTCCGTGGCTCGCACGGACTACTCCTTCCCGCGTTTCTTGCCGGGTTGCTGCTGGTGGCCGGCATCGGCTGGTGGGATGACCATCGCCCTCTGTCCCCGTGGTCCCGCCTGGTGGTGCAGGCCCTTGCAGCGGGCCTGTTGGCCTGGGGCGTCTGGCACGACAGCGGGGATTGGGCCGGTGTGCTCATCGCATTCGGTGCCGCCGTGGTGCTGGTGAATGTCTGGAATTTCATGGACGGCATCAATGGCCTGGCGACCAGCCAGGCCGTGATAGCCTCCACGGCCTTTGCTTTTGCCCTGCCGGGGGCCTGGGGACTGATGGGGGCGGGCCTGCTCGCCGCCTGCCTGGGGTTCCTGCCGTTCAACTTCCCGCGTGCCCGGATTTTCCTGGGGGATGTGGGAAGCGGGGCACTGGGCTACGTGCTGGCTGCGTTGCTGGCGGCGGGCTGGGCTGACTCGACCGTACCTTGGCCGCTGCTGTGCCTGCCGCTCTGTGCCTTTCTTGTCGACGCGGGCTTCACATTGCTGGGGCGCATGCTGAAAGGCGAACGCTGGTGGACCCCCCATGTGACCCATCTCTACCAGGCTGCGGCCCGCCGATACGGGCACGTGGTCACAACCGTGATTTACGGAGCGTTTGGCGGTGTTACTTTACTGTTAACCTATCTGCTGTCGCAGGAACCCGTCCCGACAACGCTCGTCGTGACGTCAGGCGTGTATCTGGCGGCACTGCTGTTATGGGTCAGGTTGCGCAGGGGAGTTGGTGGCTAGTTCTAGGGAGAAGGACCGGATGAATTCCTGGCGGGACCGAATGAGCGGCATGATGCCGCGGTTCCTCGTAGCTGCCCACGACCTGACCATGGTCTGGTTGTGCTGGCAGGTGTTGCACCGTCTGCGCTATGCGATGGTGGCACAGCCGCCCGAATTCCCCCTGTGGTCCAACGAAATCCTCATCGTCCTGCTCGGACAGGGGCTGGTGTTCTGGTGGATGGGCCTTTATCGCGGGTTGTGGCGATTTGCGAGCCTGCCGGACCTGTGGAACATCGTGAAGGCCTGCGCGCTGGGTTTCCTTGCCGTGGTGGTGGGGCTCTTCTTCTATAACCGTTTCGGCTCCACGCCGCGGGCCGTGCTGGGCTTCTACCCGTTCGCGCTGGTCGGTTTCCTCGGTCTGCCCCGGCTGGTCTACCGCGCCTGGAAGGACAGCCAGGCACAGCGGACCAACGAGACCGCTTCCCGCGTGGTGATCCTGGGGGCCGGCCGGGCCGGCGAGGCCCTGGTACGGGAGCTGCGCCGTACCGGTGTCTATCACCCGGTGGCGTTCCTGGACGATGCCGTGCGACTGCAGGGTTCCAAGCTGCAGGGGATTCCCGTGCTGGGCGGGCTGGAGAATGCCGCCGCCGTGGCACGCGAGACGGCCGCCCGCATGCTCGTCATTGCGATGCCGTCGCTGGATGCGCCTGCGATGCAGCGCGTGGTGGCCATCTGCGAAAGCACCGGTCTTCCGTTCCGGATGGTGCCGCGCCTGGTCAATGTGCTCGAAGGCCAGGCGATGCCGGGCGACCTGAAAGAAGTCGCCATCGAGGATCTGCTGGGCCGCAAGTCGGTCACGCCGGACTGGAAACTGATCCGCGGCTGGCTGGGCGGTCGCACGGTCATGGTGACCGGTGCCGGTGGCTCGATCGGTTCCGAACTGTGCCGCCAGTGCGCGCGGCATGGTGCCCAGCGCATCGCATTGCTGGAGATCGACGAACTGGCGCTGATCACCATCCAGGGCGATCTGCAGCGCGCGTTCCCCGATCTCGAAGTGTTGCCGGTTCTGGGCAATTGTGGCGATCCAGCCGTGATCGACTATGCCCTGCGCATGGCCGAACCCGACGCGGTCTTCCACGCGGCGGCGTACAAGCAGGTGCCGTTGCTGGAGCAGCATCTGCGTGAAGCGGTCGGCAACAACGTGCTGGCCACCGAGACGGTGGCGCGCGCCTGTCGCGATGCTGGTGTTTCGACGTTCGTCCTCATCTCGACCGACAAGGCCGTGGACCCCGCCAATGTGCTGGGCGCGACCAAGCGGCTGGCAGAGATGGCCTGCCAGGCGCTGGATGACAACCGTTCCACGACGCGCTACGTGACCGTCCGTTTCGGCAACGTGCTGGACTCCGCGGGCAGCGTCGTGCCGTTGTTCCGCGAACAGATCCGCAAGGGTGGCCCTGTCACCGTCACCGATCCCGACGTGACGCGTTACTTCATGACCATTCCCGAAGCCTGCCAGCTGATTCTGCAGGCGGCCTCGGGGGCAGCGCATGCCTCGATCTACACGTTGGACATGGGCGAGCCCGTGCCGATCCGGCTGCTGGCAGAACAGATGATCCGTCTCGCCGGCAAGCAGCCGGGCCGGGACATCGCCATCGTGTATACGGGCCTGCGCCCCGGCGAGAAACTCCACGAGACGCTGTTCCACGAGGAAGAGCGTTATCGGCCGACGTCCCATTCGAAGATCATGCAGGCGGTCGCGCGCGAGGTGTCGTCGGATTTCATCGACATGGCCCTGCAACGCCTGAAAGCGGCGCATGCGCGCTACGACACCGCGGAACTGCAGGAACTGCTGCGCGTCGCGGTGCCCGAGTTCACGCCCCGCCCGAACGAAGCAGAGGCGGCATCGGCTACCATCGTCGCCTTCCCCGGTCGCGAAGCACGCAGGATCCGATGACACAGCGCATCCGAAAGGCCGTCTTCCCCGTGGCGGGTCTGGGTACCCGCTTCCTGCCCGCGACCAAGACCGTGCCCAAGGAGATGCTGCCGATCATCGATCGGCCGCTGATTCAGTACGCGGTCGACGAGGCGGTGGAGGCCGGCTGCGACACCCTGATCTTCGTCACCAACCGCTACAAGCATGCGGTTGCCGACTACTTCGACAAGGCCTACGAGCTCGAGCAGAAGCTTGAGCGGGCCGGCAAGCATGAGCAGCTCGAGCTGGTGCGCAATGTACTGCCGAGCCATGTGCGCGCTGTCTTCGTGACCCAGGCCGAGGCCCTTGGCCTGGGCCATGCCGTCCTCTGCGCGAAGCCGATCGTGGGAGACGAACCGTTCGCGGTCCTGCTGCCCGACGACCTGATCTGGAACCGCGGACCCGGTGCACTGAAGCAGATGGCCGACGCCGCCGAAACGACCGGCGCCAGCATCATCGCGGTGCAGGATGTGCCGCAAGACCAGACGGGCAGCTATGGCATCGTGGCCACCGACGCCTTCACCGGCAGGGAAGGGCGCATCCGCGCCATCGTGGAGAAACCGAAGCCCGAGGTTGCGCCCAGCAACCTGGCCGTCGTCGGCCGCTATGTGCTTGACTCGCGCATCTTCGCCCTGCTCGAGAACACCGTACCCGGCGCCGGCGGCGAGATCCAGCTGACGGATGCCATCGCGGCACTCCTGTCGGAAAAGCCCGTGCATGCGTATCGCTTCAAGGGCACGCGCTTCGACTGCGGTACCCACATCGGTCTCATCGAGGCGACCATCCGCTACGCACTCGACCACGAGAAGCTCAGCGACGCCGCCCGCATCATGATGCAGGACGCATTGAACGAACTGGGCGTGCAGGAACTCGAGTAAGTTCCGCACCGCCGAACGCCTGATCCGAACAGTCCGCCTGGCCACCCGATGGATGCCATGTCCGCAACCGACACATCCGGGGCCGGCTACTATCTCGATACGGCGGGCGAGACTCCACCCTCGCCTGTCCTGCAGGGGAGCATGGACGCGTCGGTCTGCATCATCGGCGGCGGGTTCGCCGGGCTCAATACCGCGCTCGGACTCGCGGAACGGGGCATCCCGCATGTCGTCCTGCTTGAGGCGGAAGCGACGGGGCATGGCGCTTCCGGCCGCAACGGCGGCTTCGTTTTCGGGGGCTTCTCACGGGGTGAGGACGCGCTGCTGCGGGAACTGGGCGCCCAGCGTGCCAGGGCGCTCTATGAAGGCACGACGGATGCTGTCGAACTGATCCGCGAGCGCATCAGGCGCCATGCCATCGCCTGCGACGACACGCACGCCGGCATCATCTGGGCCAACTGGTTCAAGGATCCTGAGGTATTGCGGTGCCGGCAGCGCCTGCTGGCGGACCATTACGCTCAGGACTGGCGCTGGATGCCCCGGGAAATGCTGCGGAGCCAGATCCGGACGCATCGTTACCACGACGGCCTGTTTGAACCGGGCGCCTTCCATTTTCATCCACTGAAGTACGCGCGCGGGATTGCGCGCGTGGCACAGGAGCAGGGGGTTTCGCTGTTCGCGCGCTCGCCGGCGACATCGCTGGCGCGGGACGGTGCGGGTTGGCGCGTGGCCACGCCGCAGGGGCAGGTGAGGGCACGTCATGTCGTCCTGGCCTGTGGCGGCTATCTTGCCGGCCTGCATCGTCGCGTGGATGCGGGCGTGCTGCCCATCGCTACCTACGTGATGGTGACCGAACCCCTGCATGCACGCATGCAGGACGCGCTCACAACGCAGGCCGCGGTCTACGACACGCGGTTCGCCTTCGACTATTACCGTCCGCTACCCGACACAAGATTGCTGTGGGGCGGGCGCATCTCCGTGCGCGACCGGTCCGCCGGAGCGGTCCGCAGGCTGCTTTATCGGGACATGTTGAAGGTGTTTCCCCAGCTCGAAGGCGTCCACATCGACCATGCGTGGTCGGGGTTGATGAGTTACGCCCGCCACCAGATGCCGCAGGTGGGGCGCGTTGAGGACGGGCTGTGGCTTGCGCAGGCGTTCGGGGGGCATGGCGTGGCCCCGACCACGCTGGCCGGTGAGGTCATCGCCAGTGCCATCGCCCATGAGGATCCGCGCTGGCGCGAGTTCGCGGACTATGGTCTCGTTTCCGCTCTGAAGCCGGCGGGTTTCGTTGGCGCGCAGCTCGGCTACTGGTGGGCCGAGTTCAAGGATGCATGGAAAGACAGGATGGAACGCAGGTGACCGACATGACGGCAATGCAGGATCCCATCGAATGGGCCGACTTCGAACGGGTCGCGTTATGCGTGGGGACGGTGATGAAGGTCGAGGCCTTCCCGCAGGCGCGCAAACCGGCGTGGAAGCTCTGGGTGGACTTCGGGCCGCATGGCACCAGGAAGACCAGCGCGCAGATCGTCAGTCTCTATTCGGCGGAGGATCTGGTCGGGCGGCAGATCGTCGGCGTCATCAATTTCCCGCCGAAGCAGATCGGCGGATTCCTGTCGGAGTTCCTGCTGACCGGCTTCCACACAGACGCCGGCGTGGTCATCACCACCGTGGAGCGCCCGGTGCCGAATGGTACGCGGATGGCGTGAGTGAAGGTACCGCAATGACAAAAAAGGCGCCTTGGGGCGCCTTTTTCGTTCAACACGGAAGGGCAAACAGTCAGAGCGACTCGAAGATGCCCGCCGCACCCATGCCGGTGCCGATGCACATGGTGACCATGCCGTACTTCTGCTGACGACGGCGCATGCCGTGGACGATGGTGGCGGTGCGGATCGCACCGGTGGCGCCCAGCGGATGGCCGAGGGCGATGGCGCCGCCCAGGGGATTGATCTTCGAAGGATCAAGGTCGCTGTCGCGGATCACCGCCAGCGCCTGCGCGGCGAACGCTTCGTTGAGCTCGATCCAGTCCAGCTGGTCCTTGGTCAGGCCGGCCTGCTTCAGGGCCTTCGGAATCGCGGCGATCGGGCCGATGCCCATCACTTCAGGACGCACGCCGGCGACCGAGAAGCTGACGAAACGGGCGAGCGGGGTCAGGCCGTAATCCTTGATCGCCTGCTCCGAGGCCAGCAGCACGCCGGCGGCGCCATCGCTCATCTGCGACGAGGTACCGGCAGTGACGGTGCCGCCGAACTGCGGATTGCGGAACACGGTCCGCAGCTTGGCCAGGCCTTCCAGCGACGTGTCCGCACGCGGGCCTTCATCCTGTTCGACCAGCAGTTTCTTCAGGCGAACGGTGTTGCCGGCCAGGTCGGGCTGGCGCGAGATCACTTCGTAGGGACTGATCTCGTCCTTGAACTCGCCCGCGGCCTGCGCGGCCAGGGCCTTCTGGTGCGAGGCGACGGCGAAGGCGTCCTGTTCCTCGCGCGAGATCTTCCATTCCTCGGCCACCTTCTCGGCGGTGATGCCCATGCCGTAGGCGATCGCAACGTGGTCGTTGTCGAACACGCTCGGCGCCATGGCGACTTTGTTGCCCATCATCGGCACCATGCTCATGCTCTCGGTGCCGCCGGCCAGCATCAGGTCGGCGTTGCCCAGACGGATCTGGTCGGCCGCCATCGCCACGGCCTGCAGGCCGGACGAGCAGAAGCGGTTGATGGTCTGCGCGGCGATCGTGTTGGGCAGGCCCGCCAGCAGCAGGCCGATGCGCGCCACGTTCATGCCTTGCTCGCCCTCGGGCATGGCGCAGCCGATGATGGCGTCATCGATGCGGCCGAGGTCGATGCCCGGGGCCTGCGCGACGACGGACTTCAGCACGTGCGCCAGCATGTCGTCCGGACGGGTGTTGCGGAATACGCCCTTCGGCGCCTTGCCGACCGGCGTGCGGGTGGCGGCGACGATGTAGGCTTCTTGGATCTGCTTGCTCATTTCGATGTGTCCTTGTCCGTCGCTTAGTTACGCAGGGGCTTGCCGGTCTTCAGCATGTGGCCGATGCGCGCCTGGGTCTTTTCCTGCTGCGCGAGCTCAACGAAGTGCTTGCGCTCCAGTGCGAGCAGCCACTCCTCATCCACCAGCGCGCCGCGGTCCACTTCGCCGCCGCACAGGACGGTGGCGATGCGCACGGCGATCTCGTAGTCGTACTCGCTGATGAAGCGGCCTTCCAGCATGTTGACCAGCATCATCTTGAAGGTGGCGATGCCGACGTCGCCGGCCACCTGGATGCGGCGGGCGGGCAGGGGCGGGCGGTAGCCGCTTTCGGCCAGGGCCAGCACCTGCTGCTTGGCGATGTACAACTGCTCGTAGGCGTTGAACACGACCAGGTCGTTCTCGCGCACCAGGCCCAGTTCCTTCGCCTCTACCGCGGACGCCGACACCTTGGCCATCGCGACGGTTTCGAAGGTCTTCTTGAGTTCCGCGAACACATCGCCACCCGGGCCCGCCGCCTGCGATGCGCGCACGGCGATTTCCTTCAGTCCGCCACCGGCCGGCAGCAGGCCGACGCCGGCTTCGACCAGGCC includes the following:
- a CDS encoding LapA family protein; the protein is MNMFRLVIALVFLAVGLLVGVLNTQPITLDFLFAEFPTSSGAAIIVSLLAGVLIGGLIVVATLVLPMYAKLRKANKAQAAVPPVSSPPASPGNGI
- the lapB gene encoding lipopolysaccharide assembly protein LapB gives rise to the protein MDFLTEWFWFFLFLPLAALSGWVIGRRGGQRHGDTQVSRLSSTYFRGLNYLLNEQPDKAIELFLHIAELDKETFETQVALGHLFRRRGEVDRAIRLHQGLVQRTDLSDAQKVQALLALGEDYMRSGLLDRAETVFSDLARIDQRAPQALKHLIGIYQSERDWEKAIENAMRYEEVTGEAMGKLVAQFECELAERHRTANNTEAALAAVARAYQADAGSVRAGIIEGRIETDAGRHESAIRAFERAARHDPDYLPEVLPSLLANYEQGGDLSGARAFLSEMCEHYRGIAPVLALTKLVESQDGVAAARAYLARQLKDRPSVRGEAALIDLTLAEGADPSATLHDLKHITDQLLVRNPSYRCTRCGFGARTHHWQCPSCKEWGTVKPLLNYAVV
- a CDS encoding glycosyltransferase family 4 protein — translated: MPSWTSWLLLHFIAAVAGTWLARHYALRGNLLDQPGERRSHTVATPRGGGIAIVLAVVAGGLWLVFRGSHGLLLPAFLAGLLLVAGIGWWDDHRPLSPWSRLVVQALAAGLLAWGVWHDSGDWAGVLIAFGAAVVLVNVWNFMDGINGLATSQAVIASTAFAFALPGAWGLMGAGLLAACLGFLPFNFPRARIFLGDVGSGALGYVLAALLAAGWADSTVPWPLLCLPLCAFLVDAGFTLLGRMLKGERWWTPHVTHLYQAAARRYGHVVTTVIYGAFGGVTLLLTYLLSQEPVPTTLVVTSGVYLAALLLWVRLRRGVGG
- a CDS encoding nucleoside-diphosphate sugar epimerase/dehydratase yields the protein MNSWRDRMSGMMPRFLVAAHDLTMVWLCWQVLHRLRYAMVAQPPEFPLWSNEILIVLLGQGLVFWWMGLYRGLWRFASLPDLWNIVKACALGFLAVVVGLFFYNRFGSTPRAVLGFYPFALVGFLGLPRLVYRAWKDSQAQRTNETASRVVILGAGRAGEALVRELRRTGVYHPVAFLDDAVRLQGSKLQGIPVLGGLENAAAVARETAARMLVIAMPSLDAPAMQRVVAICESTGLPFRMVPRLVNVLEGQAMPGDLKEVAIEDLLGRKSVTPDWKLIRGWLGGRTVMVTGAGGSIGSELCRQCARHGAQRIALLEIDELALITIQGDLQRAFPDLEVLPVLGNCGDPAVIDYALRMAEPDAVFHAAAYKQVPLLEQHLREAVGNNVLATETVARACRDAGVSTFVLISTDKAVDPANVLGATKRLAEMACQALDDNRSTTRYVTVRFGNVLDSAGSVVPLFREQIRKGGPVTVTDPDVTRYFMTIPEACQLILQAASGAAHASIYTLDMGEPVPIRLLAEQMIRLAGKQPGRDIAIVYTGLRPGEKLHETLFHEEERYRPTSHSKIMQAVAREVSSDFIDMALQRLKAAHARYDTAELQELLRVAVPEFTPRPNEAEAASATIVAFPGREARRIR
- the galU gene encoding UTP--glucose-1-phosphate uridylyltransferase GalU, producing the protein MTQRIRKAVFPVAGLGTRFLPATKTVPKEMLPIIDRPLIQYAVDEAVEAGCDTLIFVTNRYKHAVADYFDKAYELEQKLERAGKHEQLELVRNVLPSHVRAVFVTQAEALGLGHAVLCAKPIVGDEPFAVLLPDDLIWNRGPGALKQMADAAETTGASIIAVQDVPQDQTGSYGIVATDAFTGREGRIRAIVEKPKPEVAPSNLAVVGRYVLDSRIFALLENTVPGAGGEIQLTDAIAALLSEKPVHAYRFKGTRFDCGTHIGLIEATIRYALDHEKLSDAARIMMQDALNELGVQELE
- a CDS encoding FAD-binding oxidoreductase, which produces MSATDTSGAGYYLDTAGETPPSPVLQGSMDASVCIIGGGFAGLNTALGLAERGIPHVVLLEAEATGHGASGRNGGFVFGGFSRGEDALLRELGAQRARALYEGTTDAVELIRERIRRHAIACDDTHAGIIWANWFKDPEVLRCRQRLLADHYAQDWRWMPREMLRSQIRTHRYHDGLFEPGAFHFHPLKYARGIARVAQEQGVSLFARSPATSLARDGAGWRVATPQGQVRARHVVLACGGYLAGLHRRVDAGVLPIATYVMVTEPLHARMQDALTTQAAVYDTRFAFDYYRPLPDTRLLWGGRISVRDRSAGAVRRLLYRDMLKVFPQLEGVHIDHAWSGLMSYARHQMPQVGRVEDGLWLAQAFGGHGVAPTTLAGEVIASAIAHEDPRWREFADYGLVSALKPAGFVGAQLGYWWAEFKDAWKDRMERR
- a CDS encoding tRNA-binding protein is translated as MTAMQDPIEWADFERVALCVGTVMKVEAFPQARKPAWKLWVDFGPHGTRKTSAQIVSLYSAEDLVGRQIVGVINFPPKQIGGFLSEFLLTGFHTDAGVVITTVERPVPNGTRMA
- a CDS encoding acetyl-CoA C-acyltransferase, yielding MSKQIQEAYIVAATRTPVGKAPKGVFRNTRPDDMLAHVLKSVVAQAPGIDLGRIDDAIIGCAMPEGEQGMNVARIGLLLAGLPNTIAAQTINRFCSSGLQAVAMAADQIRLGNADLMLAGGTESMSMVPMMGNKVAMAPSVFDNDHVAIAYGMGITAEKVAEEWKISREEQDAFAVASHQKALAAQAAGEFKDEISPYEVISRQPDLAGNTVRLKKLLVEQDEGPRADTSLEGLAKLRTVFRNPQFGGTVTAGTSSQMSDGAAGVLLASEQAIKDYGLTPLARFVSFSVAGVRPEVMGIGPIAAIPKALKQAGLTKDQLDWIELNEAFAAQALAVIRDSDLDPSKINPLGGAIALGHPLGATGAIRTATIVHGMRRRQQKYGMVTMCIGTGMGAAGIFESL